The proteins below are encoded in one region of Populus alba chromosome 2, ASM523922v2, whole genome shotgun sequence:
- the LOC118044165 gene encoding fasciclin-like arabinogalactan protein 7, with translation MEFSMIIMFSSTLLFLCTPVAYAQTAASPPAPTPTPTPSSSPAPAPAPTPPYVSLTDLLSVAGPFDTFLSYLESTKVVDTFQNQANNTDEGITMFVPKDDAFKNLKKPSLSNLTQDQLKQLILFHALPHYYSLADFKNLSQVSPVSTFAGAGGYALNFTDVSGTVHLDSGWSKTKVSSSVHSTDPVAVYQVDKVLLPEAIFGTDIPPAPAPAPETSLAADSPSSDGTGDGSAPGISPPNSSYRIFGVDIWSQLVLALIGVLVVFL, from the coding sequence atggagttttCCATGATTATTATGTTTAGTAGCACGCTGTTGTTTTTGTGCACTCCAGTAGCATATGCTCAAACGGCAGCCAGTCCTCCAGCACCGACCCCAACCCCAACTCCGTCGTCatcaccagcaccagcaccagcaccaacACCTCCTTACGTTAGCCTCACTGATTTGCTCTCTGTTGCTGGCCCATTCGACACCTTCCTTAGCTACCTTGAATCCACTAAGGTCGTTGACACCTTCCAAAACCAAGCCAACAACACTGACGAAGGCATTACCATGTTCGTCCCAAAAGATGATGCCTTCAAGAATCTTAAGAAGCCTTCTTTGTCAAACCTAACTCAAGACCAGCTGAAGCAACTCATTCTTTTCCATGCCTTGCCGCACTATTACTCCTTGGCTGATTTCAAGAACCTTAGCCAAGTGAGCCCTGTTAGCACGTTTGCTGGTGCAGGCGGATATGCTTTGAATTTCACAGATGTGTCTGGGACCGTGCACCTCGATTCAGGATGgtcaaaaacaaaagttagcaGTAGTGTGCATTCAACTGATCCCGTTGCAGTTTATCAAGTTGACAAAGTCCTCCTTCCTGAGGCGATATTTGGTACTGATATACCTCCAGCCCCGGCCCCGGCCCCTGAAACCAGCCTTGCTGCAGATTCTCCATCATCTGACGGGACTGGAGATGGGAGCGCTCCAGGGATTTCCCCTCCAAATTCTTCTTACAGGATCTTTGGTGTAGATATTTGGAGTCAATTGGTTTTGGCACTCATAGGTGTGCTGGTCGTGTTCTTGTAG
- the LOC118044167 gene encoding uncharacterized protein has protein sequence MYHTHSKREFSIGFQPQMQILRPSIHSRRANLMVKFQDLYGFAVEGNVDDVNILNEVREKVRQQGRVWWALEASKGANWYLLPHVSSITEGIALKSSLKLSTLTNAITLKRLIRKGIPPVLRPKVWFSLSGAAKKKSTVPESYYNDLTKAVEGKVTAATKQIDHDLPRTFPGHPWLDTQEGHATLRRVLVGYSFRDSDVGYCQGLNYVAALLLLVMKTEEDAFWMLAVLLENVLVNDCYTNNLSGCHVEQRVFQDLLVKKCPRIAAHLEELEFDVSLVATEWFLCLFSKSLPSETTLRVWDVLFYEGAKVLFHVALAIFKMKEEELLLTHHVGDVINILQKTTHHLFDPDELLTVAFDKIGSMTTNTISKERKKQEPAVMAELDQRLRRLNSVKMDDDK, from the exons atgtaccATACACATAGCAAAAGGGAATTTTCCATAGGATTCCAACCTCAAATGCAAATATTGAGGCCAAGCATCCATTCCAGAAGGGCAAACTTAATGGTCAAATTCCAAGACCTTTATGGGTTCGCTGTGGAGGGGAATGTCGATGATGTTAATATATTGAATGAGGTTAGAGAGAAAGTGAGGCAACAAGGGAGGGTTTGGTGGGCTCTGGAAGCTAGTAAAGGTGCTAATTGGTATCTGCTGCCACATGTTTCTTCAATAACTGAAGGAATTGCACTCAAATCTTCTCTCAAATTGTCAACTTTAACCAATGCAATCACTTTGAAGAGGCTTATAAGGAAGGGGATACCCCCTGTGCTTAGGCCTAAGGTTTGGTTTTCGCTCTCTGGTGCTGCAAAGAAGAAGTCTACGGTGCCTGAGAGTTACTACAATGATTTGACTAAGGCTGTTGAAGGGAAGGTTACAGCAGCTACAAAGCAGATTGATCAT GACCTGCCACGGACCTTTCCTGGTCATCCATGGTTGGACACTCAAGAGGGCCATGCTACACTCCGACGAGTTCTTGTTGGATATTCTTTTCGTGATTCAGATGTTGGCTATTGCCAG GGCTTAAATTATGTCGCAGCACTGTTGTTGCTTGTGATGAAAACAGAGGAAGATGCTTTTTGGATGCTGGCAGTTCTTCTGGAGAATGTCTTAGTGAATGACTGCTACACAAATAATTTGTCAGGGTGCCATGTTGAACAAAGAGTTTTCCAGGATTTGCTTGTTAAAAAGTGCCCAAG AATAGCTGCTCATTTGGAAGAACTAGAGTTTGATGTCTCCCTTGTTGCCACTGAATGGTTCCTATGCCTCTTCTCTAAGAGCTTGCCTTCAGAG ACAACTCTGCGGGTGTGGGACGTCCTCTTCTATGAGGGGGCAAAGGTTCTGTTTCATGTCGCTTTGGCTATTTTCAAG ATGAAGGAAGAGGAGTTGCTTCTAACTCACCATGTTGGTGATGTTATTAACATATTACAGAAAACAACACATCACCTCTTTGATCCTGATGAACTACTGACG GTGGCATTTGATAAGATAGGTTCTATGACAACCAACACTATATCaaaggaaaggaagaagcagGAACCAGCAGTAATGGCAGAGCTGGATCAAAGATTGAGAAGACTAAACTCAGTCAAAATGGATGATGACAAATAG
- the LOC118044164 gene encoding rho GDP-dissociation inhibitor 1, giving the protein MSLAIGSASSSRNMEFDDNNKTIGGDNSGVMKTNDEDHDGGERTERQMSESGTSLYATDHEEEDDESESNKIQLGPQYTLKEQLEKDKDDESLRKWKEQLLGSVDLNTIGETLEPEVKFLILSILSPGRPDIVLSIPENGRPRGSWFTLKEGSPYNLKFSFQVSNNIVSGLKYTNTVWKTGLKVDSSKEMLGTYSPQPEPYTHMNAQETTPSGIFARGSYSARSKFLDDDNKCYLEINYTFDIRKEWAAT; this is encoded by the exons ATGTCTTTGGCTATTGGATCTGCATCGAGTTCGAGAAACATGGAGTTCGACGACAATAACAAGACGATAGGAGGAGATAATAGTGGGGTTATGAAAACAAATGATGAGGATCATGATGGAGGAGAGAGGACAGAAAGGCAGATGAGTGAGAGTGGGACTTCTTTGTATGCAACTGATCACGAGGAGGAAGATGATGAGAGCGAAAGTAACAAAATTCAGCTAGGTCCACAGTACACCCTCAAAGAACAACTTGAAAaagacaag GATGATGAGAGCTTGAGGAAATGGAAGGAGCAGCTTCTTGGGAGTGTGGATTTGAACACCATTGGAG AAACACTTGAACCAGAAGTGAAATTTCTTATCCTGTCAATCCTCTCTCCTGGCAGACCTGACATTGTTCTTTCTATTCCTGAGAACGGGAGGCCCAGAGGCTCATGGTTTACATTGAAAGAAGGCAGTCCCTATAACCTAAAATTCTCCTTCCAAGTCAGCAATAACATTGTATCTGGCCTGAAATACACCAACACTGTCTGGAAAACAGGCCTCAAGG TGGACAGCTCGAAAGAAATGCTTGGAACCTATAGTCCCCAGCCAGAGCCTTACACGCATATGAACGCACAAGAGACCACGCCCTCGGGCATTTTTGCTAGAGGATCATACTCAGCAAGGTCAAAG TTTCTTGATGATGATAACAAGTGCTACTTGGAGATCAACTACACCTTCGACATTCGAAAAGAATGGGCTGCTACTTAA